TGGGAGCTTTCCGGGACTGCACCCTTGTTCCTGAGCGAAATGTCTCCTTCGAACTGGGGATCAACGGAACAAACTATCCTCAGGGGGCATGGAGTTTTCTGGATAAGGTTGAATATGCCTTTTCTTATTTTAACAACCGCTATGAAAACAAAATTTACGAAGTCTTTGCCATGCGAAAAGATCCTACACCGGTAAATTCGGTAAACCCCTCGGAGATACATGGTATAGACCTCTCCCTTACCGCCACAACACTCCACGGAGCCCTGGAAATCCACGGTGGTTCCATGCTTCTGGACATCAGTGACATCCGGGTATTTCAAAACAAGCCGGAATACCGACACCAGATTGAATTCCGGATTCATCCATGCAAAACGCACTACCGGATTCGCCTGTTTCTTGAAGGCCGTCAAAGTTATTATTACAGCCAGACAGAAGGCATTGTCTATCAGGGTGAACTGGAGGGACGGAAAAATGTGGATATGTATATCAGCCGGGATTTTAAAACAGGTCCACTGACCTGGACAGCCGGTGGATCTGTAAGAAATCTTTTTTCCAATCATACAATTTGGTACCTTGACCGGCGATATTGGATGATTTCATTGAACATGACCTGGTAGACGGATGTACATACCCGATAAACCGTTAGACACCGGCAGAATAGCCATCGAAAAAGCCCGCTTTCTGAACGGCCAGAAGCCTTCTCCGAATATTGTCCGGGATTTTATTCTGGATTCCTGGGAACGATCCAGAATTTACGGCATAACCCTGGCACCATCTCCTGAACCCGAAAGAGCTGACGAAGGGGAAATCCGTCGGCGCTTACAACCCCTTGCCCCTTTTATCGAACTGTTTGAAACCGTCCGGGAAAACCTGGATATCCTTTTAAAACACAAAAACATTCCTGTCACCCTTATCTGGGTGGATGTGGAAGGAACCGTCATAAAAACAGACGGGGAATCCCCCCTGTACCGGACAGGCATGCGGGTAAGTGAACGGGATATGGGAACCAACATCGCCGGGACCTGCATAACCCTGAACCAGTCGATGGTTATGGTCCAAAAGGAATTTTTTCAGAACCGATTTCTCGGCAGCATCTATGCCGCACATCCCCTAAGGGACGCAGAAAAACACGTGGCCGGATGTTGTGTTCTGGAGATGCATACAAGCACATACGATCCGGAAGCGGTCCGGATGTTTCTACTCATCGGTGATCTGATGAACCGGCAGAGAATTCAGCATACACAATTACATCAAACGCAGGAACGGGAATCGGTTCTTTTAAAAATCCTTGAGCACATCCCTTCGGGAATCATCGTCCTGAATACATCCGAGCAAATCACCTATATTAACCAAAGAGCCCGGGAATTGTTTAATATCACACAGCAGCGTGTGGAAAACCGATACTTACAATCCATCATCCAAAAAGGCCTTGTCCCCGGTGATTTGATTCGGCTTGAAAAGGAATTTTTATACCGCGAACATGTATTGAACTACGGGAATCAATCCAAAACATTTTATGTCTCTTCCGCTCTCATAAGAAACAGTGAAAATAAAATCACCGGATTACTTCTGGCCTTTACTCCTTTTGAAAGCCTCACCGGCCTCAGGCCGGCCCGGAAATCGTCCATAACTCCCCGGCTCCCCCTCCAGGTTATATTAAAAAACACGGCATTTCAAAAAAAGACTCAGAATCCTGTACAACTTTTAGGCAAATCCCCGTGGGATATTCTCATTGCAGGGGAAAGGGGGCTTTTCAAGTCAGAATTCGCCCGTCTGATCCATGCAGAATCTCAACGGGCATCAGGTCCCATGGTTACCTTTGATTTAGCCGGATATCGCCCTTTTGAAATCCGGGAACTTCTATGGGGAGAATTTAAAACAAGTCCTGAGAAAGATGCTGGACAGTGTCTGATATCCCGAACCAACAGTGGTACGCTTATCCTGATGCATGCAGACCGGATGGACGAAGATCTTCAGGAAGATTTCTATACCCTGCTGCAAAACCGGGAACTACCGGACCATACAAAATTCAATGTGCGGTTTATCTGTACCACAGATAATGAAAAACTGACTCGTTTTATCCCTGAACTTGTCGCTTACTTTGACAGAAGTCCTCTTTTACTGGAATCCATAAGTAATGATAAATCGGACATTGAAATATTGACGGACAATATCCTTCAGGCACTATCTGCCCGATTTCATCTGTCCTGCCCGGTTGTTTCTCCCGCTGTCCGGCAGATATTCTCCCTTTACGGCTGGCCGGAAAATCTGGAAGAAATGCAGGATGTTCTGACAACAGCCCTGCTGAAATACAGGCCTCAAACACTGGAGAAAAACCATCTGCCCGGACGGTTGAGAAAATTAAAGGCATCTGCTTTTTACAATGACCTATATGCTCAAAAGAGAATCCGGGAAATTCATGAAGCCCTGAAAGCTACAGGCGGAAACTGCAAAAAAGCAGCCAAACAATTAGGCGTGGCCCGGAGCACGTTTTATGAGTGGCTGGCTAAATATAAAATACCACATTGAAAACGATGAATGATGAATCAAATTAATAATTATGAATTAAATTAGGAATTATGAGTTTGGTTTTGTTTGTCAATTATAGTATTCAGGCTTTGAGCATTTTGTTGTGCTTTATGTTCAAGAGTTTTTGAAAAAGTATCGCTGATCACATAAATCATTGGTCTTTCATGTTTCCCAATTCATAATTAAAAAAAATTCAATTCAGAATTCAGCATTCAGCATTAAAATAATTATTATGAATTGTTTCGATAATTTATAAATTTCCCACCAGATAAGGGGCTATAGCTCAGCCGGGAGAGCGCGACGTTCGCAATGTCGAGGTCAGGAGTTCGATCCTCCTTAGCTCCACAAAACCTATCTGTCACGCAAATTGAATGCTATGCTGAAAAACTCTGCGCAAGGTTATTTTATTTTGTGTATTTTTCGGTTTTCAGAGGAAGAGGAAACAACACATGGCACAGATTAACATCACCCGCGGTTTTGACATTCCCATGACAGGCATGGCACGAAAAGAGCTGGACATCCTGCCGGACACGCAATATGTCGCTGTCCTGCCTGAATCCTTTCACAATATAAAACCCAAACTTCTGGTACGGGAAGGCGATACGGTTCTGGCCGGCACTCCGCTCTTTTTCGACAAACAGGAAGAACGTTTCCGGTTTTGCAGTCCTGCCAGCGGAACTATTCACGCCATCCACTATGGCGAACGCCGGAAAATCGAACAAATTGTCATTCAAACGGACGGAAATAAGAAACAGGTCTCTTATCCGTCACGATCTCTGAAAGAAATTGAAAAAGCCGATGCTGAAGAACTTCAGGAAGATCTGCTTAAAGCAGGCTTGTGGCCCCTTTTGAGAGAGCGTCCTTTTACACGCATTGCCCGACCGGATAAAAATCCGAAAAGTATTTTTATATCTCTCATGGATACGGCACCCCTGGCTGCCGATCCCCTCTTTCTCATTCAGGGAGAAGAGGATTTGTTTATCCAGGGGATTTCATTTTTGAAAAAATTTACGGACGGCCCGGTCCACGTGTGCGGAAAGGGAACCACAGACCTGGAAAAATCCCTGAAAGGGGTTGAAAAGCATGTCTTTACCGGTCCCCATCCTGCCGGTAACCCGGGTGTTCATATCCACCATATTGACCCCATCAACCGGGGTGAATCGGTGTGGGTGGTCCGTCCCCGGGATTTGGTTCTGATCATGTCCTTTTTAACGACCGGCGTTTATCCCCAACGTATCCGGGTCGCTGTGGCCGGTGAAGCCGCTCCTGATCCCCGCTATGTGGAAATCCCCTGGGGGGCTCCCCTTGCCCATGCCATGGGGAAAATTCCCGAAGATGCCGATATCCGCGTGATTGCCGGGAATGTCCTCACCGGTGAAAAAAAAGAAAAAAACGGATACTTCGGATTTTACGATACCTTGCTAACCCTCATCCCGGAAAACCGTGAGCGCCGGTTTCTTGGATGGATTGCACCGGGGGCCAGGGCTTTCAGTTTTTCCAAAACCTTTTTAAGCTCCCTGTTTCCCAAAAAGAGCTATTCCTTTGACACCAACCGGCATGGCGGACAAAGAGCTTTTATACAAACCGGACTTTTTGAAAAAGTGGTTCCCATGGATATCTATCCCGATTATCTGCTCCGGAGCATCCTGGCAGAAGACATCCCGGAAATGGAAGCCCTGGGTCTTTATGAAGTGGATGTGGAAGATCTGGCACTCTGTGCCTATGTGGATCCGTCGAAAAATGATATCAATACAATTGTACGTCAGGGACTCGATCTCCTGGAACGGGAGGGATAATTGTGAAAATCTTGCGAAAACTTTTCGATACACTCCGACCTCATTTTGAAGAAGGCGGACGTTTTCACGGACTCTGGTTTCTCTTCGAAGGTATTGAATCCTTTGCCTTTACCACCGGAAAAGTCACCGATGATGCACCCCATATCCGCGATCACCTGGATATTAAGCGCCTTATGTCCATGGTAATCATTGCATTGATCCCTGTCATCCTCATGGGCATTTACAACACGGGACTTCAGGGACTCATTGCCGACGGAATTTCCATCACATTCTGGGGTGCTGTTTTTCGGGGACTCCGGGTTGTGTTGCCCATTATCATCGTGTCCTATGCCGTGGGGGGATTCTGGGAAGTGCTTTTTGCCGTGATCCGAAAACACGAAATTAACGAAGGATTCCTGGTGACGGGCATACTTTTTCCGCTGGTCCTTCCCCCCAATACTCCCCTCTGGCAGGTTGCCCTGGGAATTTCCTTTGGTGTGGTTATCGGAAAAGAAGTCTTTGGCGGAACGGGTATGAATATCTTCAATCCCACGCTGGTAGGACGGGCTTTTCTCTTTTTTTCCTATCCGTCAGGGTTTTCCGGTTCAGCGCCTTATATGGCGGCCCGATCGGTGGATGCCGTAACCAGCGCAACGCCCCTCGCCGTGGCATCAGCCACTCCGGCCGGAGAATCGGTGACAGCCTCCCTGATGAATTTTTCCCTGAATTACGATCTGAAAACTTTTTTAACCGGACTCTATCCCGGGTGTATCGGAGAAACCTCGGCCATTGCCATTTTGTTAGGGGCTCTTTTCCTTCTCATCACCCGGACGGCAAGCTGGCGGTCCATGGCCGGTACGGTTATCGGAGCATTCCTGACCGTTTCCCTTTTCAATATCCTGGCAAAACCCGGTTCCAATCCCATGATGCACCTGCCCTTTCACTACCATATTCTCATGGGAGGATTTCTCTTCGGCACAGTCTTTATGGTCACGGATCCCGTATCGGCGGCCATGACGCGTACGGGTAAATGGTTTTACGGGCTGCTTATCGGCGTCATGACGATTCTCATCCGGGTGGTGAATCCCGCCTATCCGGAAGGGATGATGCTGGCGATCCTCTTTGGGAATCTTTTCGCCCCTCTCTTTGATTACTACGTGGTGAAAGCCAACATGAAAAGGAGGTTGAACCGTGCACAGCAATAAATACACCCTTCTTTTCGCCGTTATCGTGACGGTTGTGGCCAGCCTGCTTCTGGCTTCCGCCGCCACGCTTCTAAAGCCCTACCAGGAACGGAAT
The Candidatus Neomarinimicrobiota bacterium DNA segment above includes these coding regions:
- a CDS encoding Na(+)-translocating NADH-quinone reductase subunit A, which codes for MAQINITRGFDIPMTGMARKELDILPDTQYVAVLPESFHNIKPKLLVREGDTVLAGTPLFFDKQEERFRFCSPASGTIHAIHYGERRKIEQIVIQTDGNKKQVSYPSRSLKEIEKADAEELQEDLLKAGLWPLLRERPFTRIARPDKNPKSIFISLMDTAPLAADPLFLIQGEEDLFIQGISFLKKFTDGPVHVCGKGTTDLEKSLKGVEKHVFTGPHPAGNPGVHIHHIDPINRGESVWVVRPRDLVLIMSFLTTGVYPQRIRVAVAGEAAPDPRYVEIPWGAPLAHAMGKIPEDADIRVIAGNVLTGEKKEKNGYFGFYDTLLTLIPENRERRFLGWIAPGARAFSFSKTFLSSLFPKKSYSFDTNRHGGQRAFIQTGLFEKVVPMDIYPDYLLRSILAEDIPEMEALGLYEVDVEDLALCAYVDPSKNDINTIVRQGLDLLEREG
- a CDS encoding sigma 54-interacting transcriptional regulator produces the protein MYIPDKPLDTGRIAIEKARFLNGQKPSPNIVRDFILDSWERSRIYGITLAPSPEPERADEGEIRRRLQPLAPFIELFETVRENLDILLKHKNIPVTLIWVDVEGTVIKTDGESPLYRTGMRVSERDMGTNIAGTCITLNQSMVMVQKEFFQNRFLGSIYAAHPLRDAEKHVAGCCVLEMHTSTYDPEAVRMFLLIGDLMNRQRIQHTQLHQTQERESVLLKILEHIPSGIIVLNTSEQITYINQRARELFNITQQRVENRYLQSIIQKGLVPGDLIRLEKEFLYREHVLNYGNQSKTFYVSSALIRNSENKITGLLLAFTPFESLTGLRPARKSSITPRLPLQVILKNTAFQKKTQNPVQLLGKSPWDILIAGERGLFKSEFARLIHAESQRASGPMVTFDLAGYRPFEIRELLWGEFKTSPEKDAGQCLISRTNSGTLILMHADRMDEDLQEDFYTLLQNRELPDHTKFNVRFICTTDNEKLTRFIPELVAYFDRSPLLLESISNDKSDIEILTDNILQALSARFHLSCPVVSPAVRQIFSLYGWPENLEEMQDVLTTALLKYRPQTLEKNHLPGRLRKLKASAFYNDLYAQKRIREIHEALKATGGNCKKAAKQLGVARSTFYEWLAKYKIPH
- a CDS encoding NADH:ubiquinone reductase (Na(+)-transporting) subunit B; translated protein: MKILRKLFDTLRPHFEEGGRFHGLWFLFEGIESFAFTTGKVTDDAPHIRDHLDIKRLMSMVIIALIPVILMGIYNTGLQGLIADGISITFWGAVFRGLRVVLPIIIVSYAVGGFWEVLFAVIRKHEINEGFLVTGILFPLVLPPNTPLWQVALGISFGVVIGKEVFGGTGMNIFNPTLVGRAFLFFSYPSGFSGSAPYMAARSVDAVTSATPLAVASATPAGESVTASLMNFSLNYDLKTFLTGLYPGCIGETSAIAILLGALFLLITRTASWRSMAGTVIGAFLTVSLFNILAKPGSNPMMHLPFHYHILMGGFLFGTVFMVTDPVSAAMTRTGKWFYGLLIGVMTILIRVVNPAYPEGMMLAILFGNLFAPLFDYYVVKANMKRRLNRAQQ